The following DNA comes from bacterium.
GCCCCGGCCGGGTGCCGGCGGGGGCCGGGCGGCGGTCACTCACGGCTCCACTCCGTGTGAAAAACGCCCTTGTCGTCGATGCGCTCGTACGTGTGCGCGCCGAAATAGTCGCGCTGCGCCTGGATGAGGTTGGCCGGAAGCCACGCGCTGCGGTAGCCGTCGAGATACGCGAGCGACGCGGCGAACCCCGGTACCGGGATGCCCGCCGCCGTCCCCCGGCCGACGATCCCGCGCAGGTCGTCGGCACGGTCCGCCACCTCCGTGCCGAGCGCCGGGTCGAGCAGCAGGTTCGGCAGATCGGGCCGCGCGCGATAGGCCGCGCGAATCTTCTCCAGCGCGGCCGCGCGGATGATGCAGCCGCCGCGCCAGATGCGGGCGACGGTCTCGAGGTCGATGCCGTAGCCGTAGGCGGTGGACGCGCGGTGAAGCGTCGCCACACCCTGCGCGTAGGTGAGGAGCATCGAGGCGTACAGCGCGTTTCCGAGCGCGGCGACAAACGCGCCGCGCTCGTCGCGCAGCGTCGGAGCGGGCCCCGCGAGTCGGCGGCTCGCGGCGGTCCGCTCCGCCTCCAGGCCGCTGAGGTCGCGCATCGCCACCGCCATGTCGATCGTGGGAATCGGGACGTGCAGGTCCATCGCGTTCTGGGATGTCCACATCCCGGTGCCCTTCTGCTTCGCCGCGTCCAGGATCACGTTCACCAGACGTTTCCCGGTGCGGTCGTCGACTTTCAGGAAGATCTCCGCCGTGATCTCGATGAGATACCCGGCCAGCTCGCTCGTGTTCCAGCGCGCGAACACCGCGTGGAGGTCATCTTCGCCGAGGCCGAGGCCACGCTTCATCAGGTCGTAGGCTTCGGCGATGAGCTGCATGAGCCCGTACTCGATGCCGTTGTGGACCATCTTCACATAGTGCCCCGCCGACCCGGGACCCATGTACGCCACGCACGGATCGGCCCCGACTTTCGCGGCGACGGCCTCGAAGACGGGGCGCACCCGTTCGTACGCGTCCGGCGGCCCGCCCGGCATCAGGCTGGGGCCGCGCCGCGCGCCGGCCTCGCCGCCCGAGACGCCGACCCCCAGGAACTGGAGGCCGCGGTCGGTGAGCATCTTCCCGCGCAGGTCGGTGTCCTTGAAGAACGAGTTGCCTCCGTCGATCAGCACGTCGCCCGGCTGGAGGTGGGGTAGGAGGTCGCCGATCACCGCGTCCACCACGGACCCCGCGGGCACCAGCATCATCACCGCGCGCGGGGCGCGCAGCATCGCGATGAACTCATCGAGACGCGCGGTCGCGCCGATTTGGAGGTCGCCCGCCTCTTCCCGCAACGTCTGCGCCCGGGCGGCGTCCTTGTCGTAGCCGGCGACCGCATACCCGTGATCCGCCATGTTGAGGAGGAGGTTGCGGCCCATCGTGCCGAGCCCCACCATGCCGAGGTGATAGGCGCCGCCGCTCATGCCGCGTCTCCCGCGGGACCGCGTGTCGGGCTCATGGGGCCTCGAGCCCGAGCGAGGCGAGCTCGGCCCGCGTGGTGTCCACGCCGGTGTGGTGGATCGCGTGGAGTCCTTGCTCGCCGCCGATCTGCGCAAACATCGCGCGGTCGTCGACGTAGACCGCCTCCGCCGGCGTCGCCTGGGCGACGTCCAACGCGATCCGGAAGATGTCCGCGTCCGGCTTCCGGACGTGTACGAAGCACGAGCAGACGAACGCGTCCATGAGGTCGGTCAGCCGGAACGTGCGGACCCGATGCAGGGTCAACTCGCGGCCTTCGTTGCTGAGCGCGAAGATCTTGAGGCGATGGCGCGTTCGCAGTTGCTGGAGAAACTCGATCATGCCGGGCAGCCGCTGCGACCGGGAGAACATGAACGCCTTGAACGCGTCGCGCGTGAACGGCCGCGGCTCGTAGAACACGACGTGGCTCAGGTATTCGTCGAGCGTGGACTTGCCTTCCTCGTACGTATCGAACACGAAATGGTGCCGTTCGTCGAGCGCGGCGGGGTCGAGCTGGAACTGCTCCGCCGCCAGCCTGCGGGCGGCCCGGTCCCACCCGTTGGTCAACAACACCCCGCCGATGTCGCAGAACAGCGTGGTGATTCGCGGCTGGCTCACGGACGGAACCCCTCGGGCACGGGCGGCGTCAATCGCGTCATGCCGTGCG
Coding sequences within:
- the gndA gene encoding NADP-dependent phosphogluconate dehydrogenase; this translates as MSGGAYHLGMVGLGTMGRNLLLNMADHGYAVAGYDKDAARAQTLREEAGDLQIGATARLDEFIAMLRAPRAVMMLVPAGSVVDAVIGDLLPHLQPGDVLIDGGNSFFKDTDLRGKMLTDRGLQFLGVGVSGGEAGARRGPSLMPGGPPDAYERVRPVFEAVAAKVGADPCVAYMGPGSAGHYVKMVHNGIEYGLMQLIAEAYDLMKRGLGLGEDDLHAVFARWNTSELAGYLIEITAEIFLKVDDRTGKRLVNVILDAAKQKGTGMWTSQNAMDLHVPIPTIDMAVAMRDLSGLEAERTAASRRLAGPAPTLRDERGAFVAALGNALYASMLLTYAQGVATLHRASTAYGYGIDLETVARIWRGGCIIRAAALEKIRAAYRARPDLPNLLLDPALGTEVADRADDLRGIVGRGTAAGIPVPGFAASLAYLDGYRSAWLPANLIQAQRDYFGAHTYERIDDKGVFHTEWSRE
- a CDS encoding HAD family phosphatase — protein: MSQPRITTLFCDIGGVLLTNGWDRAARRLAAEQFQLDPAALDERHHFVFDTYEEGKSTLDEYLSHVVFYEPRPFTRDAFKAFMFSRSQRLPGMIEFLQQLRTRHRLKIFALSNEGRELTLHRVRTFRLTDLMDAFVCSCFVHVRKPDADIFRIALDVAQATPAEAVYVDDRAMFAQIGGEQGLHAIHHTGVDTTRAELASLGLEAP